In one window of Erythrolamprus reginae isolate rEryReg1 chromosome 1, rEryReg1.hap1, whole genome shotgun sequence DNA:
- the LOC139171216 gene encoding galectin-related protein A-like, translating into MTENDKCTNVEKYVGEIKGGLRPTMKITIMGMIYSKPKSFSVSLLCDPKDDHTTKDIGLFFVVNFCEKSIVRNSQIAGKWGKEEKTIPYFPFTAGDSFKMELLCEHQQIRILLDGRQLCSFSHRVQPVQRMTVLQISGDFKLTKVA; encoded by the exons ATGACAGAAAATGACAAGTGCACAAAT gtAGAGAAGTATGTTGGTGAAATTAAGGGTGGACTGAGGCCAACTATGAAAATCACTATCATGGGCATGATATATTCTAAACCCAAAAG TTTTTCAGTGTCTTTGCTTTGTGACCCCAAGGATGATCACACAACCAAGGATATTGGATTATTCTTTGTAGTCAACTTTTGTGAGAAATCCATTGTCCGGAATTCTCAAATTGCTGGGAAATGGGGCAAAGAGGAAAAGACAATTCCCTACTTTCCATTTACAGCAGGGGACTCATTTAAG ATGGAACTTTTATGTGAACATCAGCAGATCCGGATCCTGCTTGACGGACGTCAGTTGTGTAGTTTCAGTCACCGCGTGCAGCCTGTGCAAAGGATGACTGTTTTGCAAATCTCAGGAGACTTCAAGCTTACGAAGGTGGCTTGA